The Verrucomicrobiia bacterium sequence GAAAGAACCAGCGCGGCGGGTGGCCTGGGTGGCGGGGATTTACTGCGCGATTTTGTCCGTGGCACTCGTGGTGAGTTATTTCCAGAGCCGGCGGGTCAATCCGGTGGATCATCCGCAGTTGGCGCAATGGAAGGCTGCGCTGGTGCAACAACCGGCCAACGAGAAGCTGAAGCAGCAGATACGGGAGCTGGATCTGGAATTGCGGGCCGCGTATTTTCGTTATGTCACGCGAGTGCAACGCAGCGGCTGGCTGCTGCTGGGGGGTGCGCTGGTGCTGTTGCCGGCCTTGTATTTTGCCACGTGGCGCCGGCGGCTGCCGCGGCCGGGGAAGTATGTGGCGCGTCCTGATTTATACGAGCGCGATGCCCGGCTATCCCGCCTGGCCGTGGGTGCCGTAACCGTCGTGGGCCTTGGCGCAGCCCTGTGGGCGGTGAAATCATCCCAGAGCGATTTGGAGGTGGTGCTGGCGAAGAAGCCGGCCCCCGCCTCGCCGGAAAGCCGCGGGGCGCCGTCGCTGGATACGTCCTTCCCCACGCGGGAGGAAATGGCGCGGCAGTGGCCGCGTTTTCGTGGCCCCGAGGGGGCGGGGGTGTCTGTGTTCACCAACCTGCCGGTCAAGTGGGATGGGGAAAGCGGCGAGGGGATTGTGTGGAAAACGCCGCTACCCTATGGCAGTCCCAATTCGCCGGTGGTCTGGAGCAATCGCATTTTTATGACCGGCGGCAATTCCGGCACGCGCGAGGTGTTTTGTGTGGACGCGGATACCGGAAAACTGCTGTGGCAGCAGCCCGTGGGCAAACCGGGCAAACGCCTTCCGCCCGAGGATGAGGAGGGCCGATTCTACGCGACCTCCACCTGCGCCACGGATGGGCGGCGCGTGTACGCGATATTTGAAACCGGCGATTTGGCGGCGTTTGACTTTCAGGGCAACAGCGTGTGGCAAAAAAGTCTGGGCAAACCCGACAATCAATATGGGCATTCGGCCTCGCTGGAGGTGTATAAGAACTTGCTGATCGTGCAGTGGGATCAGGGGGATGAGGAGGCGAAGAAATCGGTGATTTACGCCTTCAACACCGCCACCGGGGCCGAGGTTTGGAAGACGGCCCCGCGGCCGGTCGGGGCGAGCTGGAGCACGCCGATTGTGGCGCAGGCCGGCCAGCGCCTGCTGCTGGTGGCCAATGCCAATCCATGGCTGATGGCTTATGATCCCGACACGGGCGCGGAGCTGTGGCGGGCGCAGGTTTGTCATGGTGAGGTGGCGCCTTCGCCGATTGTTGCGGGGGGACTCGTTTTAACGGCCAACGAGGAGCTGGTGGCCACGAAACCCGATGGTTCGGGCGATGTCACCAAGACTCATGTTCTGTGGAAACAACTGGACGGGATTCCGGACATTTGCAGCCCGGTGAGCGACGGGCAGTATGTTTATTTGCTGACCAGCTCGGGCATCCTGACGGTGTACGAGGTGGCCACCGGCAAGCGACAATACGAGCATGAGCTGGAGATCAATTTCAAGGCTTCGCCCTGCGTGGCGGGCGGGCGGCTGTATTTGTGGGGTGAAGAAGGCGTCACCATCCTGGCGGCAGCGGGGCCGAAGTTTCAGGAATTGGGCCGCAACAAACTGCCCGACATGGTGTTTGCCACACCGGCCTTTGTGAACGGCCGCATCTACGTGCGCGGCAAGACGCACCTATACTGCCTGGGCAGCAAATCCCCTTGAACCGGGCTGTCCGGGGTCATGAACCATGGCCCAGCTCCCACTTTCAGAACGGCTTTGGCGCCGGCTGGCGCTGCTGCTGGCGCTGGGGGCGGCACTGGCGCTGGGGGCGGCAGATTATTTTCCGCCACCGGAATCTCAGGGGGGCTGGCGGGTTTTAGGCAGTGATGAGGAGCTCCGGCGGCTGGGGGGCATGGATCCTGAGGCGTTGCGGGCCTTGAGCGCGTGGCTGCTGCTGAGTGATCAACGCCATTTTGCGGCGGTGGTGGTGCGGCATGGCTACGTGGTGCTGGAGGTGGAGCGCGGCCCGGGGGTCAGAACCAACACCTCGCGGGTGGCGTCCCTTTCGAAGGCCATTTGCGCCACGGTGCTGGCCATCGCATCCGAACAAAGCCAGCAAGGGTTGACACCGCGGCGGATGCGCTTTGGGGATGCCGCGTTTGAATTTATTCCCTGGGCCCAGCCTTTGAGCGACCCGCGCAAGGGACGGATTACGGTGCAACAACTGCTGAATCATACTTCAGGCATCTGCCCCGAGGCCACCGGCGCTCCGAATGATGGGCGATGGGAATACATCCTGGGCCACAGCGGTGATCCCCGTACCGAGCGGCTGGCGTTTGATCCCGGCACGGGTTGCGGCTACTCGACGCATGCCTTTGCCCATGCGGCGCTGGTCTGCGAGACGGTGACCGGCAAGCCCTATGACCAGTTTGCCGTGGAAGCCTTGTTCAAACCGCTGGGGATTGAGCACTGGTGGTTTCAGTATTACGAGGGCGATGAACGACACGGACGGCATCCGTCGCACGGGGTGGGACTATCAGCGCGCGATTTGGCCCGGATCGGCTACTGTTTATTAAGGCAGGGGCGTTGGCAGGAGCGCCAGGTGATACCCGCCTGGTTCATCAAGGAAACGGCCGCCGCCACCCACCAGGTGGAAAGTCTGGAAATGCGCTGGAAATTGCATCCGCGCATTTTCTCCCATGGTTGGGAGCTGCCGGCCCTGCTCAATCCGGAATCGGGCCGCAGCGGGGCGGGCATTCCGCTGGATGCCCGCTCCAAACCCGGCTCCGGGGGGCAGTTGCTGGCGTTTGTGCCCAGCCTGGATTTGGTGGTGGTGCGCCAAACGGGCAGCAGCGGGGAATGGGAGTTCGAGGAATACCTGCGGCGGGCCTGCGCGGCGGTGCGGGCGTCCCCCACCCCGCCTTGAGGCGGTGAGGATATGGCGGTGCCGCTTGCCTGCCTGCGCGAAATCCAGTAGGGTAAAGGGCATCCTGCAGCGCGCCCGTAGCTCAGTTGGACAGAGCAGCTGCCTTCTAAGCAGCGGGTCCCGCGTTCGAATCGCGGCGGGCGTGCCAATTTTTTCCACCCGCAGAAAACCCGGCAGGCGGGTTGCGGGGCGGAAGGCGGGAGGGACAAGGGAATTATGATGCGTAAGGAATCGTTGGAATTTTTGCAAACGCTGGTCAATACGCCCAGCCCCAGCGGCCAGGAGCGGCGGGGTCAGCGGGTATGGTTGAACTACGTCCGGGCGTATGCGGAAGAAACGTTCAGTGATGCTTACGGCAACTGCGTGGCCGTGTTGAACAAGGGGGGCAGTCCCCGGCTGATGCTGGCGGCGCATGCGGATGAGATTGCGATGTCGGTCAATTACATTGATGAGCAGGGGTTTATTTATGTGCGGAAGGTGGGGGGCGTGGATGCCGCGATCATCCGGGCGCAGCGGGTGGTGATCCACACCCGCCAGGGGCCGGTGAAGGGCGTGGTGGGCAACGTGGCGCCGCATCTGACCAAAAAAGATGGCGAGCGAAAACTGCCGAAGATCGAGGATTTGTTCATTGACATCGGGGTGAGCAAGCGCAAGGAGGCGGAGGCGCTGGTGCGGATTGGCGATCCCATCACGCTGGTGGATGAATTTGAGGTGTTGCGCGGGGACATCGCGGTGGCGCGGGCTTTTGACAACCGCATCGGCACCTGGGCGGTGGCGGAAACGCTGCGGCTGCTGGCGGCGGAGAAAAAGAAGCTCAAGGCGGAGGTGTGCGCCGTCTCCAACATCATGGAGGAGGTGGGCCTGTTTGGCGCCCGGCAGATTGCTTATGCGTTGAAGCCGGACGCCGCCCTGGTGGTGGATGTGACGCACGCTACGGATTATCCGACGGTGAGCAAACAGCAGCATGGCGACATCAAGCTGGGCGCCGGGCCGGCGCTGACGCATGGGGGATGCAATCATGCCGCGATGGTGGAGCGGCTGGAGGAAGTGGCCCAAAAGCACAAGATTCCGCTGCAACACGAGGCCATCTCCTCCACCAGCGGCACGGATACGGATGTCATTTTCTGGACGCGCGGGGGCATACCCTCGGCGTTGATCAGCCTGCCCAACCGGTACATGCACTCGCCGGTGGAGGTGGTGAGCCTCAAAGATTTGCAATACATTCCGCAGTTGATGGCGGCCTTTGCGCTGTCGCTGAAGGCCGGTGAACAGTTCAAAATCAGCATCGAATAGTTCCTACCACATGAAAATGCTCGTCAGCACGCTGGCCACCCTGGTGGTTGTGGGAATGGCATGTTGCCTGCCGCTGAATGCTCAGGCAGCGCAAAAACGGATCCCGGTCATCCTGGACACGGACATTGGGGATGACATTGACGACACGTGGGCGCTGGGGATGGTATTGCTCAGCCCGGAGCTGGACTTGAAGCTGGTGGTCACGGACTACGGCAAGGTGAATTATCGTCCGCTGATTGTGGCCAAGTTTCTGGAGGCGGTGGGGCGGACGGACATTCCGATCGGGATTGGCGTGGACGCCAAGGCGCACGGCAGCGGGCCGCAGGCGGCGTGGATCAAGGGCTACAACCTGCACCAATACCCCGGGAAGGTGTACTCGGACGGGGTGCAGGCCATGATTGATTTGATCATGCAATCGCCGGAGCCGATCACCCTGATTTGCATCGGCCCGCTGCCCAACATTGCCGAGGCGCTGAAGCGCGAGCCGCGGATTGCGCAGAAAGCGCGGTTTGTGGGGATGCACGGCAGCCTGCGCGTGGGTTATGGGGGCAACAAACAGAAGGTGGACGCCGAATGGAATGTGCGCGCGGACGTCAAGTCCTGCCAGGAGACGTTTGCGGCGCCGTGGGAGATGACGATCACGCCGCTGGACACCTGCGGGTTGATTGTGCTGCGCGGCGAGCGGTATGCCAGGGTGCGCCAATCGCAACATCCGGTGGCCCGGGCGATCATCGAGAACTACCGGGCCTGGGAGGCGGATCGGACGAAGGGGGACACGTCGGCGGTGGAATCGCGCAGCAGCACGTTGTTTGACTGCGTGGCCATCTACCTGGCCTTTGCGCAGGACTTGTGCAAGATGGAGCGGCTGGGGGTGAAGATCACCGAGGACGGTTTCACCCGCCTTGATCCACAAGGCAAAATGGTCAATGCCGCCACGGAATGGAAGGACCAGGGAGCCTTTGAGGATTTGCTGGTTCAGCGCGTGACCGGCGGGAAATAAGCCGGTGATGACAGCCTCAGGGCAAGGGCCGGCAGGGAAGCCGGCCCTTTTCTTTCCCCGCCGTCATGCCTGTTTGGCGGTTCGGGAAGCAGGCTGTTCCTTGAAGAGCAGCAGGAACAAAGCCAGAATCACCAGCGAGCCGTAGGCCGGCAGGAGCCAGATGTCCCGCCAGTTGCTCATCGGTTTGGTAAGGGCCGCGGGCGGGACGGCGACAAAGTTATTGGCCGGCTTGTAGCTGGACGGTGTTGGGGGCTTGGCGGCGGGGTCCATGACCGGCTCAAAGACCTGCAAGACGGCGACGGGTTTCTCCATGCCCCGGGTCACGGTGGTGATCTCCACGGATACAGCTTCCACAGCGGCCGGTTGCTCCGGCGACACCTTCAGCTCGCCGCCGGGGCGAGCCACGTAAAGATTGGCCGGGGCGCCATTGGTGACGACGGCAATGATCTGGCCAAACATCTGCCGGCCTTGCGCCTCCCAGCGGGCGAAGTTGCCGGTGCCCCAGCTTTCGGCGGGGACGGCCTTATGGCGGGTGGGATGCACCTGGGGGAAGGAGTAACGGTCCACCACCCAGCCGGAGAGGTTGGAGCCGACAAACATGCCGGCGCCGAGCGTGACCAGGGCGATGAAACCCTGGGCCTTGGCCCGGATGGCTTCGTGGGCTTTTTGATCCACGTAGATGTAGGCCGTGACGAAGAAGAAGTCATAGCAGATGCCGTGCAAAATGATGCCCAGGTACAACATGCCCGCCAGCCCCAGGAGGCCCACCAGTTGATCGGCATGCAGACCGCCGGCCGGGATGGCGGCGTTGTCGCCCAAGGCAAACAGGAAGTAGCGCGCCGCCCAGGCCAGCATGCCGACGGCCAGCATCCACTTGACGCCGAGCCGCACGAAGAAGAAGGGCATGACCAGCAGGAAGAAGATTTCCGACATCTGGCCCATGGTCATCTTGCGGGGGATTTGGGAGATGTCCAGATCCGCCAGATAAGCCGGCACGAAAGCGAAGTAGAAAGTGAGGGGGATGCAGAAGAGAAACGCGCCGAGGACAAAAACCAGAAAGGAGCGCTCCTTCAGGAGGCTGAGGGCATCCAGGCCGAGGATGTCGCGCACCGTGACGCGCTGGCCGAGTTTGGCGGGCGGCGTGTGGGGGAGGCTGAG is a genomic window containing:
- a CDS encoding PQQ-binding-like beta-propeller repeat protein, with amino-acid sequence MPDQPANPSPAPAPKPPAPGDEHPWKEPARRVAWVAGIYCAILSVALVVSYFQSRRVNPVDHPQLAQWKAALVQQPANEKLKQQIRELDLELRAAYFRYVTRVQRSGWLLLGGALVLLPALYFATWRRRLPRPGKYVARPDLYERDARLSRLAVGAVTVVGLGAALWAVKSSQSDLEVVLAKKPAPASPESRGAPSLDTSFPTREEMARQWPRFRGPEGAGVSVFTNLPVKWDGESGEGIVWKTPLPYGSPNSPVVWSNRIFMTGGNSGTREVFCVDADTGKLLWQQPVGKPGKRLPPEDEEGRFYATSTCATDGRRVYAIFETGDLAAFDFQGNSVWQKSLGKPDNQYGHSASLEVYKNLLIVQWDQGDEEAKKSVIYAFNTATGAEVWKTAPRPVGASWSTPIVAQAGQRLLLVANANPWLMAYDPDTGAELWRAQVCHGEVAPSPIVAGGLVLTANEELVATKPDGSGDVTKTHVLWKQLDGIPDICSPVSDGQYVYLLTSSGILTVYEVATGKRQYEHELEINFKASPCVAGGRLYLWGEEGVTILAAAGPKFQELGRNKLPDMVFATPAFVNGRIYVRGKTHLYCLGSKSP
- a CDS encoding beta-lactamase family protein → MAQLPLSERLWRRLALLLALGAALALGAADYFPPPESQGGWRVLGSDEELRRLGGMDPEALRALSAWLLLSDQRHFAAVVVRHGYVVLEVERGPGVRTNTSRVASLSKAICATVLAIASEQSQQGLTPRRMRFGDAAFEFIPWAQPLSDPRKGRITVQQLLNHTSGICPEATGAPNDGRWEYILGHSGDPRTERLAFDPGTGCGYSTHAFAHAALVCETVTGKPYDQFAVEALFKPLGIEHWWFQYYEGDERHGRHPSHGVGLSARDLARIGYCLLRQGRWQERQVIPAWFIKETAAATHQVESLEMRWKLHPRIFSHGWELPALLNPESGRSGAGIPLDARSKPGSGGQLLAFVPSLDLVVVRQTGSSGEWEFEEYLRRACAAVRASPTPP
- a CDS encoding M42 family metallopeptidase; the encoded protein is MMRKESLEFLQTLVNTPSPSGQERRGQRVWLNYVRAYAEETFSDAYGNCVAVLNKGGSPRLMLAAHADEIAMSVNYIDEQGFIYVRKVGGVDAAIIRAQRVVIHTRQGPVKGVVGNVAPHLTKKDGERKLPKIEDLFIDIGVSKRKEAEALVRIGDPITLVDEFEVLRGDIAVARAFDNRIGTWAVAETLRLLAAEKKKLKAEVCAVSNIMEEVGLFGARQIAYALKPDAALVVDVTHATDYPTVSKQQHGDIKLGAGPALTHGGCNHAAMVERLEEVAQKHKIPLQHEAISSTSGTDTDVIFWTRGGIPSALISLPNRYMHSPVEVVSLKDLQYIPQLMAAFALSLKAGEQFKISIE
- a CDS encoding nucleoside hydrolase, translated to MKMLVSTLATLVVVGMACCLPLNAQAAQKRIPVILDTDIGDDIDDTWALGMVLLSPELDLKLVVTDYGKVNYRPLIVAKFLEAVGRTDIPIGIGVDAKAHGSGPQAAWIKGYNLHQYPGKVYSDGVQAMIDLIMQSPEPITLICIGPLPNIAEALKREPRIAQKARFVGMHGSLRVGYGGNKQKVDAEWNVRADVKSCQETFAAPWEMTITPLDTCGLIVLRGERYARVRQSQHPVARAIIENYRAWEADRTKGDTSAVESRSSTLFDCVAIYLAFAQDLCKMERLGVKITEDGFTRLDPQGKMVNAATEWKDQGAFEDLLVQRVTGGK
- a CDS encoding nucleoside permease, whose product is MNTKLRLQLSGMMFLQYFIWGSWYVTMGPYLKDTLQFSGQQIGLAFSTTALAAMISPFFVGMVADRFFATEKVLAALHLLGGACLFGASKATTFATFYPLLMAHTLCYMPTLALTNSLAFHHLTDPGKQFPGIRVLGTISWITAGFAVGMLGAKANTTPWPFVIGAGVSVLMGLYSLSLPHTPPAKLGQRVTVRDILGLDALSLLKERSFLVFVLGAFLFCIPLTFYFAFVPAYLADLDISQIPRKMTMGQMSEIFFLLVMPFFFVRLGVKWMLAVGMLAWAARYFLFALGDNAAIPAGGLHADQLVGLLGLAGMLYLGIILHGICYDFFFVTAYIYVDQKAHEAIRAKAQGFIALVTLGAGMFVGSNLSGWVVDRYSFPQVHPTRHKAVPAESWGTGNFARWEAQGRQMFGQIIAVVTNGAPANLYVARPGGELKVSPEQPAAVEAVSVEITTVTRGMEKPVAVLQVFEPVMDPAAKPPTPSSYKPANNFVAVPPAALTKPMSNWRDIWLLPAYGSLVILALFLLLFKEQPASRTAKQA